The following proteins are co-located in the Tetrapisispora phaffii CBS 4417 chromosome 4, complete genome genome:
- the SRB2 gene encoding Srb2p (similar to Saccharomyces cerevisiae SRB2 (YHR041C); ancestral locus Anc_5.299): MTRTAVIFNEKATPDALVEFKDALSNTLTSILEPWSLEFKTFRKTTKNERSSNSSNIMYSVSFAHHDKGTVLIHDKYAIITTNNSNDIPKDLILNTCSTGTTEPIDNLLALRLSNIWSQRQGIRGDAGETLQTTNLIVRVVNLFSSTGFKGLLIELNSLDDDVSEEEFKISVDHVQTVLKDINCKDFKLSTDRLNFNENNGNRKLNILSDLAYQYIQVLEY; the protein is encoded by the coding sequence ATGACCAGAACGGCGgtaatatttaatgaaaaagcTACTCCAGATGCTTTGGTTGAGTTTAAAGATGCTCTATCTAATACATTAACCTCGATCTTAGAGCCATGGTCTTTAGAATTCAAGACCTTTAGAAAAACTACCAAAAATGAGAGATCATCGAACTCATCGAATATTATGTATTCTGTTTCATTTGCTCATCATGACAAAGGTACTGTACTTATTCATGATAAATATGCTATCATAACTACAAATAACAGCAATGACATACCGAAAGATCTAATATTGAATACATGTAGTACTGGGACAACAGAACCTATTGATAATCTGCTTGCTCTTAGACtatcaaatatttggtCTCAAAGACAAGGTATTAGAGGCGATGCAGGTGAAACTTTACAGACTACAAATCTTATAGTTCGAGTtgtcaatttattttcctCGACAGGCTTCAAGGGTTTACTGattgaattgaattcaTTAGATGATGATGTCTCTGAAGAGGAGTTTAAAATTAGCGTTGATCATGTACAAACTGTTTTAAAGGATATTAACTGTAAAGATTTTAAACTTTCCACAGATagattaaattttaatgagaACAATGGAAACAGaaagttaaatatattaagtGATTTGGCATATCAGTACATACAGGTACTTGAATATTAG
- the RTT103 gene encoding Rtt103p (similar to Saccharomyces cerevisiae RTT103 (YDR289C); ancestral locus Anc_5.300) has translation MQFSSEQFVNRLNTLEDSQESIANGSKWLLSQYKYTDDIMTVWQDYMLNKNNNTRRKLMSVYLINHVVQESKRKKIVNFYGNDKFGSSVINVINKIYFTLPSDLKKKVKRVLTIWKDRKIFSNVVLQDIDSSIFQESEEVPNKTGKQTSSIDSTSESSKNKFEQTLSANLRELASKETELVKTTQSVNASYLRFKDIMKTNSRDNLNAIGDSTKLLIESNITIRTLKRDILNKLLEENDKLIEDEQNLLGEIDMILHSNTISNDQNYNNDNDDVLPTYEDNKDESDSDSDISTDGKGNGGDKITSNESTMQKRTSELSATDDSEIDTQRKNQKAQMNLLSILREMDRITVVVSRVMIMLIHQTTIKILSRRVFKIY, from the coding sequence ATGCAATTCTCATCAGAACAGTTTGTCAATAGATTGAATACGCTGGAAGATTCTCAAGAGTCAATTGCAAATGGTTCGAAATGGTTACTATcacaatataaatacaCAGATGATATTATGACAGTTTGGCAAGATTATatgttaaataaaaataataatacaagaAGAAAGTTGATGAgtgtttatttaataaatcatgTGGTTCAAGAATCAAAACGTAAGaaaattgttaatttttatGGTAATGACAAATTTGGTAGTTCTGTTATAAATGTCATTAACAAGATATATTTTACATTACCAAGcgatttaaagaaaaaagtcAAGAGAGTCTTAACAATTTGGAAAGatagaaaaatttttaGCAATGTGGTTCTTCAAGATATtgattcttcaattttcCAAGAGTCTGAAGAGGTCCCAAATAAAACTGGGAAACAAACTTCCTCCATTGACAGTACAAGTGAATCGTCTAAGAACAAGTTTGAGCAGACTCTCTCTGCAAATTTAAGAGAATTGGCATCTAAGGAAACAGAATTAGTGAAAACTACTCAAAGTGTTAATGCATCATATTTGAGATTCAAAGATATTATGAAGACGAATTCCCGTGATAACTTAAATGCTATAGGTGACTCCACTAAACTTTTAATCGAGAGCAACATAACTATTAGAACGCTGAAAAgagatattttaaataagttGTTGGAGGAAAACGATAAATTAATCGAGGATGaacaaaatttattggGTGAAATTGATATGATTTTGCACTCTAACACAATTTCTAACGATCAAAATTATAACAATGACAACGATGACGTATTACCAACCtatgaagataataaagatgaaaGTGACAGTGATAGCGACATCAGCACCGATGGGAAAGGCAATGGTGGAGACAAGATTACGTCCAACGAATCTACTATGCAAAAGAGAACAAGTGAGTTATCTGCAACGGATGATTCAGAAATAGATACACAAAGAAAAAACCAAAAAGCTCAAATGAATCTACTGAGCATATTACGGGAAATGGACCGGATAACAGTGGTAGTTTCGAGGGTAATGATAATGCTGATACATCAAACGACAATCAAGATACTGTCACGTCGAGTATTCAAGATTTACTAA
- the MSC7 gene encoding meiotic recombination directing protein (similar to Saccharomyces cerevisiae MSC7 (YHR039C); ancestral locus Anc_5.305) has product MSCLEYLTLNNAVTVVIGYVVFVYVYDAIFNDIRPIDANIVKDKLEVPYDIIKKSWKSEKTEPPEKPGQRLIHSYCPATGQYIDSFESKTAADIDSMIKNAETAQQKFKKTSFAKRKLVLKTLESFILNNQDLLAKVACRDSGKTMLDASMGEILVTLEKLKWILKHGEKTLKPSKRSGPTNFFMKFYKGAEIRYEPLGVISSIVSWNYPFHNLMGPLIAAIFTGNAIVVKCSEQVVWSSEFFIKLVREILILCDEDPNLVQLCYCLPPNAEDDAANYFTSNSGFKHITFIGSQPVSHHILKCAADSLTPVVVELGGKDAFIVLDSVKNLDALSSIIMRGTFQSSGQNCIGIERVIVSEKNYDSLVKILDKRMNENPLRQGSDIDKISTVDVGAMISDNRFGQLEKMVEDAVSKGARLLKGGKRFNHPQFPNGNFFEPTLLVDVTPDMDVAQNEVFGPILVMMKAKNTDDCIDLANSAPFGLGGSVFGADYTECNYVCDNLKTGNVAINDFATFYVCQLPFGGINGSGYGKFGGEEGLLGLCNAKSVCYDTLPFVSTQIPPPLDYPIKSNETSWNFVKSFITGAYTDSIWQRIKSLISLAKNS; this is encoded by the coding sequence ATGAGTTGCTTAGAGTATTTGACTTTAAACAATGCAGTTACTGTTGTAATCGGTTATGTTGTATTTGTGTATGTTTATGATGCCATTTTCAATGACATCAGACCAATTGATGCCAATATCGTGAAGGATAAGTTGGAAGTTCCATACGATATTATTAAGAAAAGTTGGAAATCTGAAAAGACTGAACCTCCTGAAAAACCTGGTCAACGTTTGATTCACAGTTACTGTCCTGCAACTGGTCAATATATTGATTCCTTTGAATCTAAGACTGCTGCTGATATTGATTCTATGATTAAAAATGCTGAAACTGCtcaacaaaaatttaagaAAACAAGCTTTGCTAAAAGAAAGCTGGTATTAAAAACCTTAGaatcttttattttgaacaaTCAAGACTTACTTGCTAAGGTTGCTTGTAGAGATTCTGGTAAGACTATGTTAGATGCTTCAATGGGTGAGATTTTGGTTACTTTGGAAAAACTCAAATGGATTTTAAAACATGGTgaaaaaactttaaaacCATCTAAACGTTCTGGTCCAACCAACTTCTTTATGAAGTTTTACAAAGGTGCTGAAATCAGATATGAACCTTTAGGTGTCATCTCCTCCATAGTTTCCTGGAATTATCCTTTCCATAACTTAATGGGTCCTTTGATTGCTGCCATCTTCACTGGTAATGCTATTGTTGTTAAATGTTCTGAACAAGTTGTTTGGTCTTCCgaatttttcatcaaattaGTTCgtgaaattttaattttatgtGATGAAGATCCAAATCTTGTTCAATTATGTTACTGTTTACCACCAAATGCTGAAGATGATGCTGCTAATTACTTTACTTCTAACTCTGGTTTCAAGCACATTACATTTATTGGTTCTCAACCTGTTTCTCaccatattttaaaatgtGCTGCTGATTCTTTAACCCCAGTTGTTGTTGAATTAGGTGGTAAAGATGCCTTCATTGTTTTAGACTCCGTAAAAAACTTAGATGCTTTATCTTCCATTATTATGAGAGGTACTTTCCAATCATCAGGTCAAAATTGTATCGGTATTGAAAGAGTTATTGTATCTGAAAAGAATTATGATTCATTGGTTAAGATCTTAGATAAGAGAATGAATGAAAATCCATTACGTCAAGGTTCTGATATTGATAAGATTTCTACTGTTGATGTAGGTGCTATGATTTCTGATAACAGATTTGGACAGTTAGAAAAAATGGTTGAAGATGCTGTTTCAAAGGGTGCTAGATTATTGAAAGGTGGTAAGCGTTTTAACCATCCTCAATTTCCTAATGGTAACTTTTTTGAACCAACTTTGTTAGTTGACGTCACTCCAGATATGGATGTTGCTCAAAACGAAGTATTTGGTCCAATCTTAGTAATGATGAAAGCTAAAAACACCGATGATTGTATTGACTTAGCTAACTCAGCTCCTTTCGGTTTGGGTGGTTCTGTTTTTGGTGCCGATTACACTGAATGTAACTATGTTTgtgataatttaaagaCTGGTAACGTTGctattaatgattttgCTACCTTCTATGTTTGTCAATTACCTTTCGGTGGTATTAACGGTTCTGGTTATGGTAAATTTGGTGGTGAAGAAGGTTTATTAGGTTTATGCAACGCCAAGAGTGTTTGTTACGATACTCTACCTTTTGTCTCTACTCAAATTCCTCCACCATTGGATTACCCAATTAAAAGTAACGAAACTTCATGGAATTTTGTTAAGAGTTTTATTACTGGTGCTTACACGGACTCGATCTGGCAACGTATCAAGTCATTAATCTCACTAGCCAAAAATTCTTAA
- the RRF1 gene encoding Rrf1p (similar to Saccharomyces cerevisiae RRF1 (YHR038W); ancestral locus Anc_5.306) yields MLSKRLLNLTSGSNRFFFSSSLVLKKQSKVNNKSNSNNKNNDKTNNNTDTEGTIDPFIYLKDANERFKATVEAHGKKLNEMKQGKANPSIFNNLVLADGSKFLDVASTTLKGKNSLIVTVFDPNNTKNVISTIMAAGLNLNPEKDANNDQLLKVLLPPPTTESRLQLCKEMKQVFENYKNSQSKQSLGFIRGEVLKQLKGFDKKNDSVRKVLQDLDKTHKEFTTKLQEQLKQAEKSLLS; encoded by the coding sequence atgtTATCTAAAAGATTACTGAATTTGACGTCTGGAAGCAatcgtttctttttctcttcAAGTTTAGTCTTGAAGAAGCAATCCAAAGtgaataataaaagcaattcaaacaacaaaaacaacGATAAAACTAACAATAACACAGATACAGAAGGAACCATTGAtccatttatttatttaaaagatgcAAATGAACGTTTTAAAGCAACTGTTGAAGCACATGGTAAAAAACTAAACGAAATGAAACAAGGTAAAGCCAACCCTAGTATCTTTAACAACTTGGTTCTAGCAGATGGTTCGAAATTTTTAGATGTTGCTTCGACAACTTTGAAAGGTAAAAACTCATTAATAGTTACTGTGTTTGACCCAAATAATACTAAAAATGTCATTAGTACGATAATGGCTGCTGGCTTAAACCTGAATCCCGAAAAAGATGCTAACAATGATCAATTGTTAAAGGTTCTATTACCTCCACCTACAACTGAATCAAGATTACAACTATGCAAAGAAATGAAACAGGTATTTGAAAACTATAAGAATTCACAATCTAAACAATCCTTAGGTTTTATTAGGGGTGAAGTGTTGAAGCAATTGAAGGGATTTGATAAAAAGAATGATTCTGTAAGAAAAGTGTTGCAAGATCTTGATAAAACTCACAAGGAATTTACAACTAAATTACAAGAACAATTGAAGCAGGCTGAAAAAAGTCTCCTAAGTTAG